The following are from one region of the Oligoflexia bacterium genome:
- the efp gene encoding elongation factor P, producing the protein MASVYEVSDFKRGLKVEIDGVPWEITDFQHVKPGKGNAFTRTKLRNLITGANLEKTYKSGEKFNVPDLMQKEMQFLYKDESGFNFMDTTNYEQINLHAENVGAAADYLLENLTIYILFFNGKAIGIDLPNSVVLTIVETDPGVRGNTVSGGTKPLKLQTGLVINGPLHLSEGDKIKVDTRTNSYIEKMNK; encoded by the coding sequence ATGGCATCAGTTTACGAAGTTTCAGATTTTAAACGAGGACTCAAAGTCGAAATCGATGGAGTCCCTTGGGAAATAACTGATTTTCAGCATGTAAAACCCGGAAAAGGTAACGCATTCACTCGCACAAAACTCCGCAATCTCATTACTGGCGCCAATCTTGAGAAAACATACAAGAGTGGTGAAAAATTCAATGTGCCCGACCTCATGCAAAAAGAGATGCAATTTCTCTATAAAGACGAATCTGGTTTTAACTTCATGGACACCACTAATTACGAACAGATCAATCTTCATGCTGAAAACGTAGGTGCTGCGGCTGATTATCTCCTTGAAAATTTGACGATCTATATTTTATTTTTTAACGGCAAGGCCATTGGTATTGACCTACCCAATAGTGTAGTTTTGACAATCGTCGAGACAGACCCGGGAGTTCGCGGCAACACAGTAAGTGGCGGAACCAAGCCCCTAAAGCTTCAAACAGGCCTTGTCATCAATGGCCCCCTTCATCTATCAGAAGGCGATAAGATCAAAGTCGATACACGGACTAATTCATATATCGAAAAAATGAATAAATAA
- a CDS encoding translocation/assembly module TamB domain-containing protein — MKFIRYFLITVLFLIIGIVYAREVPKLKKWLLAKIQIVSTQKLGIEIKAKSIEFELIPLGVKFTELRIQPKKELSAIISPALLDGLGIYLSPLSLLVGRFEIGNITLIHPQTNVFIKRKNDDKNEKFELPWDQFLSTPIKSVNIIDGDIRLLVKDTNLAFQLTGFNLSVVKNFQAARVEFFGPDIKVKRIDVPDSLTTIGLAARIVIEKNAAEVAALKLTFGENFIIARGVAQGAVTKLDWSLLNGKTIAHTNLTDFVNLVNNIYPAAQLPAMEGMLNFEVSAKQKRGQEPEISAQVETQDAKIQEYKIGNLLSKLKYSSGVLTSDEVSLATTAGRIRVQNLNAKIGKETHIAGRIVADELELRQLLLNLDIDVPVHLEFKGRIPCEGMLLPEIKISCAGELTGEKFRVYTEPENDTVVALDNFKVLGSLSLDKEKIVFQKALISIGNSQGTASGSVNYTTGFSFNYHTDGLDFKDVKSLADLDYEGVVATTGSTRGTSDWGIIDTQLKMKNFWFEQHALGSGTMRAYYEKGSLTFSDVDAILGSTNYKGKAIFNLSGKKGLSAHIDIPKIDIADIIYMFSKKVQLPFAANGIGSGSIDVSGPFEFSALTYKVRSHFKSGMIADEAFKEAHFDMHAIKGNAVADSIYIKKGDGNFVLTGDVNNNGIMNVGIAGRGFHVTDFDYIKNLTSGFGGRINADIVMREYILKPKTTITGTITQTTINQEVMEDSQFSMTIAPQSLNLSAQVFAQKIKLALLYPFNEKGPFAFKLDTNNWDFSNLLGLFGKSAKRDYETGFTAQIDLNSPQGGFWDSSGTIDISKFYVRHGNSQMRNTQPISAKFDNGTVTLGRTQIDGDNTQLTLNGTRSKNDQINFNVNGRIDLSLLTFLTPFFRDMTGLLSLSTQIAGTSTKPDLLGSAFITKGYVKLDELPHPFEDIQADFLFSQSKALLNRFTGVFGGGKMSATGSLLFKGYRDIPVEISGELLNATLNIPEGLTTKGALQFSVLGNWFPYLFKAEYNIESGLFSKNFTDENTDSTVKRSAYLPKIILQKDFHPLELDINAHFPKLVFVKNNLMDAEVKGDLNIKGEPSYPVFKGDIEATQNGKIFFRETPFNISATRIKYNNPTENNPNIYILGTTRVRDWDIQLLVQGTQQKNKIELKSSPHLPEQKIISLLALGLTDDSIDKTGTNEQLTIQGYQAGSLLLAENPLRNELKKKFGVNVRLSQSVDATKNVVLQRLVAEKQWTPQISTSFSRSIGDQVSRDVNVEYKLNRNLSILGSYEGRDYDPLAAQSTSISTQPQSNFTPDVFGLDLQYQVEFR, encoded by the coding sequence ATGAAATTTATCCGTTATTTTTTAATTACAGTTTTATTTTTAATTATTGGAATTGTGTATGCTCGTGAAGTACCTAAGCTTAAAAAATGGCTCCTCGCAAAAATACAAATTGTAAGTACTCAAAAACTCGGAATTGAAATCAAAGCAAAAAGTATTGAGTTTGAATTAATACCTCTTGGGGTTAAATTCACTGAACTTAGAATCCAACCTAAAAAAGAGTTGAGTGCTATTATTTCGCCAGCTCTTCTTGACGGACTTGGAATTTATTTAAGCCCCCTGTCACTTCTTGTCGGGCGGTTTGAAATTGGAAACATTACCCTTATTCACCCACAAACAAATGTTTTTATTAAAAGAAAAAATGATGATAAAAATGAAAAATTTGAACTGCCATGGGATCAATTTTTAAGTACTCCGATTAAAAGTGTTAACATCATCGATGGCGATATCAGATTATTAGTAAAAGATACCAACTTAGCTTTTCAACTCACTGGCTTTAATCTCTCAGTGGTGAAAAATTTCCAAGCAGCACGCGTAGAATTTTTTGGCCCCGATATTAAAGTTAAACGCATAGATGTTCCTGATAGTTTAACCACCATTGGTTTAGCAGCAAGAATTGTTATTGAAAAAAATGCCGCAGAAGTTGCAGCACTTAAACTCACTTTTGGTGAAAACTTCATTATCGCTCGAGGCGTTGCACAGGGGGCTGTCACAAAACTTGACTGGTCATTACTCAATGGAAAAACAATTGCACACACAAATTTGACAGACTTTGTAAACCTTGTGAATAATATTTATCCTGCCGCACAACTCCCTGCCATGGAGGGCATGCTTAATTTTGAAGTATCAGCAAAACAAAAAAGAGGTCAAGAGCCCGAAATTAGCGCTCAGGTTGAAACTCAAGATGCAAAAATACAAGAATATAAAATTGGCAATCTGCTTAGTAAACTCAAATACTCATCAGGTGTACTCACAAGCGATGAAGTAAGCCTTGCAACTACAGCGGGTAGAATTCGTGTGCAGAATCTAAACGCAAAAATTGGAAAAGAAACACATATTGCTGGAAGAATAGTTGCTGATGAACTGGAATTAAGACAGCTCTTACTAAATTTAGACATAGACGTGCCCGTTCATTTGGAATTTAAAGGACGCATCCCCTGTGAGGGAATGTTACTTCCAGAAATTAAAATATCATGTGCGGGTGAGCTTACGGGTGAAAAATTTAGAGTTTACACTGAACCTGAAAATGACACAGTTGTAGCACTTGATAACTTTAAAGTTTTAGGAAGTCTTAGTTTAGATAAAGAAAAAATAGTTTTTCAAAAAGCACTCATCTCCATTGGTAATTCTCAAGGCACGGCTTCAGGAAGTGTTAATTATACAACAGGCTTCTCTTTTAACTATCATACCGATGGATTAGATTTTAAAGATGTAAAAAGCCTTGCTGATTTAGATTACGAAGGAGTTGTAGCAACAACAGGCTCAACACGCGGCACCTCTGACTGGGGAATCATTGACACACAATTAAAAATGAAAAATTTCTGGTTTGAACAACATGCACTTGGCAGTGGCACCATGAGAGCCTATTATGAAAAAGGCTCACTTACATTTTCTGATGTAGATGCAATTCTTGGTTCTACAAATTACAAAGGCAAAGCAATATTTAATCTATCCGGGAAAAAAGGTCTAAGCGCACACATAGATATTCCTAAGATTGATATTGCAGATATAATTTATATGTTCTCTAAAAAGGTTCAACTTCCATTTGCAGCAAATGGAATTGGCTCAGGCTCAATAGATGTGTCAGGACCGTTTGAATTCTCAGCGCTCACGTACAAAGTAAGAAGTCACTTTAAGTCAGGCATGATTGCAGATGAAGCTTTCAAAGAAGCACATTTCGATATGCATGCAATCAAAGGTAATGCGGTAGCTGATAGTATCTATATCAAAAAAGGTGATGGCAATTTTGTCCTTACAGGTGATGTTAATAATAATGGCATCATGAACGTTGGAATCGCAGGACGAGGTTTTCATGTAACTGATTTTGATTATATTAAAAACTTAACTTCAGGCTTTGGTGGGCGTATTAATGCCGACATCGTCATGCGCGAGTATATATTAAAACCTAAAACTACAATCACTGGCACAATAACTCAAACGACAATAAACCAAGAAGTGATGGAGGATTCTCAATTCTCGATGACGATTGCTCCTCAATCATTAAATCTAAGTGCACAAGTGTTTGCACAAAAAATAAAACTTGCACTCTTGTATCCGTTTAATGAGAAAGGCCCATTTGCATTTAAACTCGATACAAATAATTGGGATTTTTCAAATCTCTTGGGCCTTTTTGGAAAGTCTGCAAAACGAGACTATGAAACTGGGTTTACAGCACAGATTGATCTCAATAGCCCTCAAGGCGGATTTTGGGATAGCTCAGGTACAATTGACATTTCAAAATTCTATGTTCGCCATGGCAATTCTCAAATGCGAAACACCCAACCAATCTCTGCAAAATTTGATAACGGCACTGTGACACTAGGCCGCACCCAAATTGATGGCGACAATACACAACTTACTTTAAACGGAACACGCTCAAAAAATGATCAAATCAACTTCAATGTGAATGGGCGTATTGATTTAAGTCTTTTAACATTTCTCACGCCATTTTTCAGAGACATGACAGGCCTATTATCACTCAGTACTCAAATTGCAGGTACTTCAACAAAGCCAGATCTTTTGGGAAGTGCCTTTATCACTAAAGGTTATGTGAAGCTTGATGAACTCCCCCACCCCTTTGAAGATATTCAAGCAGATTTTCTTTTTAGTCAGTCAAAGGCACTACTTAATCGATTCACCGGAGTTTTTGGTGGAGGAAAAATGAGTGCAACTGGAAGTCTCTTATTTAAAGGTTATCGCGATATTCCAGTTGAGATATCCGGTGAATTGCTCAATGCAACGTTAAATATTCCAGAAGGACTCACAACAAAAGGGGCGTTGCAATTTAGCGTTTTAGGAAATTGGTTTCCGTATCTTTTTAAAGCTGAGTACAATATTGAAAGTGGTTTATTCTCCAAAAATTTCACAGACGAAAATACTGACTCCACTGTAAAACGTAGTGCCTATCTCCCAAAAATAATTTTACAAAAAGACTTTCACCCACTTGAACTAGATATTAACGCTCATTTTCCAAAACTCGTATTTGTTAAAAATAATCTAATGGATGCTGAAGTAAAAGGTGATCTCAATATCAAAGGCGAACCAAGCTATCCGGTTTTTAAAGGTGATATCGAAGCAACACAAAATGGAAAAATTTTCTTTCGCGAAACTCCATTTAACATTAGCGCTACACGCATTAAATATAATAATCCAACTGAGAATAATCCAAATATTTACATTCTAGGCACCACTCGTGTGAGAGATTGGGATATTCAACTTTTAGTGCAAGGCACACAGCAAAAAAATAAAATTGAATTAAAAAGCTCACCACATTTGCCAGAACAAAAAATAATTTCACTCCTAGCACTAGGTTTAACTGATGATTCAATTGATAAAACAGGAACAAATGAACAGCTAACAATTCAAGGTTATCAAGCTGGAAGTCTCTTACTCGCTGAGAATCCACTTCGCAATGAACTTAAAAAGAAATTTGGTGTTAATGTAAGGCTCTCTCAATCTGTAGATGCCACCAAAAACGTAGTACTCCAACGACTTGTCGCTGAAAAACAATGGACTCCTCAAATATCTACAAGTTTTAGTCGTTCTATCGGAGATCAGGTCTCTCGTGATGTGAATGTTGAATATAAATTAAATCGTAATTTATCAATCTTAGGTTCATATGAAGGCCGTGATTACGATCCACTTGCTGCACAATCGACAAGCATATCTACTCAGCCGCAATCAAACTTTACACCTGACGTGTTTGGGTTAGACCTTCAGTATCAGGTGGAGTTCAGATGA